In the genome of Segnochrobactrum spirostomi, the window CCGCGCCGCCTTCGACGCGGCGCTGCGCGACGAGGTCCGCGCCCGCGGCATCCCGGTCCTACCCGCCGGACGCCTCAAGGATATCCGGCGGTCCCATGCCGGGGGCTTCCGCCTCGCCTTCGAAGCCGGCCAGACGATCGAGACGGCCCTGCTCGTCGATGCGAGCGGGGTCGGCGCCGCCGCGCTCCGGCGGCTGCGGATCGCCCGCAATCCCGTCGACGAGCTGATGGTGCGCTATGTCGTGCTCGCCCTCGAACCGGCCGCGGTGACGGCGGCGCGGACGGTTCTCGAAGCCGTATCCTATGGCTGGTGGTATGCGACGCGCATCCCCGGTGACCGCATGGTGGCGATGCTTGCGACCGACCGGGACGTGCTGGCGGACACCGGGCTGTCGCTCAGGACCGCCGCGAGCCTCCGGCGCGCCTTCGAGGCGACGCGGCTCGTCGGTCCGGCGATCGCCGCCGCACGGCCGACCGGTATCGTCTCGGTCGGCGGCGCGAGCGCCCCTTCCGCAATCCTGAGCGGTGTCGCGGGGCCCGATTGGATCGCCGTCGGTGACGCGGCGTGGAGTTGCGATCCGCTCACCGCGCAGGGCATCACCAAGGCACTGAT includes:
- a CDS encoding NAD(P)/FAD-dependent oxidoreductase; translated protein: MFRPPPDHGAARRVAIAIVGAGVAGCATALALQMAGLEGVVVLDRGAEQAFRIGESIPAFALGLLKRLGAYERTAALRPLESSGSTSLWGKDEPGYNDAMFDPDGAGWHLDRAAFDAALRDEVRARGIPVLPAGRLKDIRRSHAGGFRLAFEAGQTIETALLVDASGVGAAALRRLRIARNPVDELMVRYVVLALEPAAVTAARTVLEAVSYGWWYATRIPGDRMVAMLATDRDVLADTGLSLRTAASLRRAFEATRLVGPAIAAARPTGIVSVGGASAPSAILSGVAGPDWIAVGDAAWSCDPLTAQGITKALMDGLAAGAAIAGRQRGDAGAFPAYQAEAFARFTANLRLRAALYTAETRWSDKPFWRARRLPGAL